Genomic window (Chitinophagales bacterium):
ATTGTAGTGGTGTTTTGTACCAAGACGAAGTATCTGCTATTGAAATATTGGCATCTTGTGCTAATATAGTTGTAGCAGAGATTATGCAAAATGTAAGTAATAAGAGAAGCTTTTTTGCCATTGCACAAATATAAAGCTTATTCAAGAAGTAGTGTAGAAAAATATAAAATTTAGGAATTGAATTCTCTATGATTAGGTTTTGTTGTAAAATAATAATTGTTATAGATAAAATAGTTCATTTGGGTAAATAGATTCCGTATATTTTTCGTTCCTCAAAATTACGAAATGACGAAATTTTAAGAATTACTACCTATAGTAAAACTTGCTGGCGAACATCTTAAGTCAATTTTATTATATGCTGGTACATATTCTTCAATAAAAACTTCATCGCCATCTTGTGTATATTGAATTAACTCTTGTAAGTCCATTTGTTTTAATTTCAACAATCGTAAATAAACAGGTGGTTCATTTTTTCCTGCAGTAGATTTTATAGTGATGTTGAAATATATTTTATTGACATTATCTTTAGAAACGGTAATAATTCCTTTAGATTTTTTAGAGAATAAATCGCCACAAGCTATTGGTTGGTTATTGACATATACTTGTACACATGGATCAGCAGAAATCTTTGAATCGTACTTTTCAATAGCACGAGGTGGTTGCTGTGCATGTGTAAAATACATCAACGCCATTATCAATATGATGAGTATATTTCTCATTTTTAACAAAGTTAAACAAAATATGTCAATTTATGTGCCAAAATATTAAAATATGTTATTAAGAAGCAAAAAAGACGCCAAATTGGCGTCTTTTTTTATAATTTGATTGTTTGATTAATCTTTTTCTCGTCTTACCCAATTTTCAATTTTTATTTGCTTAATTCTTTCAAACTCTTTTATGTTTTCAGTTACCATTATTAAATCATGTTCAATTGCAGTGCATGCAATTAGCAAGTCAAAGTCGCTAATCATTTTACCTAAATTTTGAAGTCTTACTTTTTCTTTTCCATAAGTTGGAATTGCATCGAAAATTGGTAAGATTGTAAGTTGGCTAATAAATTTTTCAATTAATTTGAGG
Coding sequences:
- a CDS encoding type II toxin-antitoxin system VapC family toxin, giving the protein MKYLLDSNICIHFFRGKYGIIDKLNEVTLSNCAISEITLAELVFGAEKSTNSQKNLKLIEKFISQLTILPIFDAIPTYGKEKVRLQNLGKMISDFDLLIACTAIEHDLIMVTENIKEFERIKQIKIENWVRREKD